Proteins encoded by one window of Streptomyces sp. NBC_01571:
- a CDS encoding Ig-like domain-containing protein: MNGRPISGASVGARTRGSKGVLALLLGVLLLAVTACGGGGSSDSGSGEGKGKSTGSAGKADTKASQAVVTIAPKDGSDGVATSGALKVTAAKGKLTEVKVEDTKGKAVDGAITGGGTAWTPATHLAAATKYKVHAVAKDTDGREAAEESAFTTLTPKNTFVGLFTPEDGSTVGVGMPFSVRFTRGITHPADVEKAITVKTQPAVDVQGHWFGNDRLDFRPEQYWKAGTKVTVTLNLDGVEGRPGVYGKQAKTVSFTIGRSQVSTVDAKTHKMVVKRDGKVLKTIPITTGKPGYDTWNGQMVISEQLRVTRMNGETVGYGGEYDIKDVPDAQRLTDSGTFIHGNYWGGDAFGNYNASHGCVGLRDVRGGGDRSAPAAWFFDHSIIGDVVVVKRSNDRTVAPDNGLNGWNMSWEKWTA, from the coding sequence GTGAACGGGCGACCGATATCGGGGGCGTCGGTTGGTGCGCGGACCCGGGGGAGCAAGGGAGTCCTGGCACTGCTGCTGGGCGTGCTGCTGCTCGCCGTGACCGCCTGCGGCGGGGGAGGGAGTTCGGACTCCGGCTCCGGCGAGGGCAAGGGCAAGAGCACCGGCAGCGCCGGGAAGGCGGACACCAAGGCCTCGCAGGCCGTGGTGACCATCGCTCCGAAGGACGGCAGCGACGGTGTGGCCACCAGCGGTGCCCTCAAGGTGACCGCGGCCAAGGGCAAGCTGACCGAGGTGAAGGTCGAGGACACCAAGGGCAAGGCGGTGGACGGGGCGATAACCGGCGGGGGAACCGCCTGGACGCCCGCCACCCACCTCGCCGCCGCCACCAAGTACAAGGTCCACGCGGTGGCCAAGGACACCGACGGCCGTGAGGCGGCCGAGGAGTCCGCGTTCACCACGCTGACCCCGAAGAACACCTTCGTCGGTCTCTTCACGCCCGAGGACGGTTCCACGGTCGGCGTCGGAATGCCGTTCTCGGTCCGTTTCACCCGGGGCATCACGCACCCAGCGGACGTCGAGAAGGCGATCACGGTCAAGACCCAGCCGGCCGTGGACGTCCAGGGCCACTGGTTCGGCAACGACCGCCTCGACTTCCGTCCCGAGCAGTACTGGAAGGCCGGCACGAAGGTCACCGTCACGCTCAACCTCGACGGCGTCGAGGGCCGGCCCGGTGTCTACGGCAAGCAGGCCAAGACGGTGTCGTTCACGATCGGCCGCAGCCAGGTCTCCACGGTCGACGCGAAGACCCACAAGATGGTCGTCAAGCGTGACGGCAAGGTCCTCAAGACCATCCCGATCACCACGGGCAAGCCGGGCTACGACACCTGGAACGGCCAGATGGTCATCAGCGAGCAGCTCCGGGTGACCCGGATGAACGGCGAGACGGTCGGCTACGGCGGCGAGTACGACATCAAGGACGTGCCGGACGCCCAGCGCCTGACCGACTCCGGCACCTTCATCCACGGCAACTACTGGGGCGGCGACGCCTTCGGCAACTACAACGCCAGCCACGGCTGTGTGGGCCTGCGCGACGTCCGCGGCGGCGGCGACCGCAGCGCGCCCGCCGCCTGGTTCTTCGACCACTCGATCATCGGTGACGTGGTGGTCGTCAAGCGCTCCAACGACCGTACGGTCGCCCCGGACAACGGCCTCAACGGCTGGAACATGTCCTGGGAGAAGTGGACCGCCTGA